A region of the Apium graveolens cultivar Ventura chromosome 6, ASM990537v1, whole genome shotgun sequence genome:
TATTTGTTGTAAAAATACATCCATCCATTATTACTCTCCTCTTTTCATTTTTTATCTTCATTGTGCGGTTACCTCGCTTGCAGGGTACCCAGTGTGATGTCCGAGATGGCAATAATGTGAGAAATCTAGTTGAATTTGCACAGAAAAATCTGAAGTACATTGATATATGGGTAATTGATTAAACCCTGAACTTAATCTCTGTTTACTTGTGTGTATTTGGCTATGGTTACATAAATTTTAAATTCTTTAAATATTAGTTTGTTAGGAAATTGGTAGCAAGTATCAGTTAACCAAGAACTTTGTGCTTTATCATTTACCTGTCTAGAAAAAGAGAATATTATTTGTTATCAGTAATCATTGAATAGATGATATTGTTAAAATAAATCTCTCtttaaaattttgttttattttccaACTGATACTCCCTCGCTCTTTCTTTATCTCTTGATATTTTACCCaagttttttttttttgctaattctATATTACCCAAACTACTCCTACAACAATGATAAATGACATTACAACATTTAGTACTCACAGAGATTATTTTTCATTTATTAAAGATTTGATCAATCCCCTATCTCCTTTGTTATATATCTAATGTTTATCCCTAAATTTCTTCTCATTTGAATTAGAATTGCTGCCATTTAATTTTCTAAATGATGGTGCTTGAAGTTCAATTCCTCTTACATTTCGTGTACATGTGATTTATTTGTCTTTGTTAACTGTCAAAACAAGTTCTGTCATTCCATTGGAAGTCAAACTTCATTGCTATAGATCTTAGAATCTCACCTTTCTGCCTTCTTATGTAACTTGAGAATAATGCAGATCAACAATGCTGGCTCAAATGCATACAGCTACAAACCACTGGCCGAAGCTTCAGACGAAGATCTTCTGTATGCATCTAATGTGATTTACTGTGTTAGCACACTATAAGTCTATTCATGCTACATTTTTCTTGActcaatttttgaaaattttgtgcAGAGAAGTTGTCAGTACAAATACGCTTGGTTTGATGATATGTTGTCGAGAGGTGATTTTTTCTTCTATTTTTTAGTTAGCAGTTATCGTATACCTTTTGATAATATGTTTGCTATGTAGGCAATAAACATGATGCTAAAACAGCCTCGTGGGGGTCATATATTCAATATTGATGGGGCTGGTTCAGATGGAAGACCAACACCCAGGTAGGGATGCGTGTCTGTGACCTCTGTGTCATGTGTGAGATATCATATTACATTCACAATTCTGGTAAAGCCATCTAAGCATTTTTTAGGCATTAATAAATTGTTGTTGTGTATGCTCGACTTGTTGTATTATACTATAATGTGTAGTGAAGAAAACTAAGATTTACTAAAGAAAATAGATTGTGTCACTAGAGTGCCTCTCATTTAACTAAAACGTAGACCAAAAATAAGGGTCAAGAACTCAAGATTATCATTTGTGAAAGTCTTTACAAGGTTAAGGTTCCCTGTTATGATATGTGTCCACATTCAGAATGGATGTTCTAGCTAAGTGGATTTCCTTTTGAGGAGCTAACGGGTATTTCTTTGTAGTTATTAGCTAACTTGGATTGGTACATGTAATCATTATTATAAAACAATGCTAGATCAATATCTTTCTTTGGACCCCCTCGCTCGTCTCTTCTTTTGTTATTTGGACTCCATAGAAATGCGCATTAGCCAGACTATTAGATATAATTAATGTATTGATGCATCTTCCTACCTACCTTTAAATCCCTCGAAGTACTTCACCAAGAACTCCTCTTCAATAGAAGAGAAAGCCTACTCCCCAATGCCCTCTTATGCCCCCCTTCCCCCTCAATTTTACAAATTTGCGCAGACTCACAGCTGTTAAGAAATGCATTTATTTGTACTACAAATCTGCTTTAGTATCTTACACAAATGATATCATTTTTTAGATTTGCTGCATATGGAGCGACCAAACGAAGTGTGGTGCATCTAACAAAGTCATTACAGGTAAACGATGAACTTACCTTCTGATTTTATGTGGTTACTCTAAATGCCTGGTTTTGTTTTCCTTTTAGGCCAGATTTCTCAGTAATTGGGTAGTTGCAAAGTGTTCTGACTAATCATTTTAGATTCAAAAGCACAAGATAAAGTTATTGAGTTCGATCCTATATCCATTTCTCCTCGGTTTTACCTTAATTTAGGCATCCTTGATAGATTGAGGACTTTCTTTTTTCTCTCAAGTAAATGTAGACCTTATTAAGGATTCCAGGCAAAGAACAGTTGATTAGCTACAATGGCTAATATGTAGTCAATCAGTTAGAGCATTTTTAAGATTTTCCCACTGAGTGTTTTCTTTTCATTGCAAAAAGCATTAGAACTTCTAGTTTATAGTTGAGTTATTGGGCAATTCTATTTTTAGCACATGTTAACCTTTACTGGATTATATGATATGTAACAGAATCTATTGAATCCTTTTACAGGCCGAACTTCGAATGCAGGAAGTAAAAAGTGTCATTGTACATAATCTTTCGGTATGTTATGTTTCATTTATACATTTGAAAactttttgtatttttttttatgTCAGAACTGCATTGTTTGCTTTCACATATGGtccagttttgattttttttttttaaaaaaaattatcgaTCAAACTTTAAATTGTTTTAGAAGTtacaaacacaaaacatgtcACTGAATTAATTACCTAGCTATTGCTCACAAATTTCAGTCACAATTCTGACGAAGAAATGTTATAAACTTGGTACTCATGCCCAGATATGAGATATAGCAATATGACACAAAAGTTGTGTGGTTTAAACCTTTCTGGATCAGCTATGCTCTTTTTTCTTGCCTGCTCTTGTTTCGATTAATATTTTTCTACTTGACAGCCAGGAATGGTCACAACGGACCTCCTCATGTCCGGTGCCAACACGAAGCAGGTAGAGTGTGTAACTGCGCATGTGTCATACCCTATCTATAGGCTCCTGACCAAGAAACTAAAAGAAATTTATACTGCAGGCCAAGTTTTTTATCAATGTTCTGGCTGAACCAGCAGAAGTGGTAAGATTCTGTCCAACACAACCTAAATGGTGGTACAAGCTGTTGTTTCTGTTAAGCTTGACTGGAGTTGATTATCCATTTAAATGTTCACAGATATTAAATGTAGTTATCCGAAATGGTGCTTGCTGCTTATTACTGATGCCACAAATTTATGCAAATTTTCTGCTAATTTGTTGCTTGCTGCTTATTATTGATGCCACAGATTCACGCACATTTTCTGGTAGTTGCTAGTGGTAACACTAGTCAAAGCGCATTTgtttctttgaaatttcttctaTTTCCCCTTTGCAGGTTGCAAAGTACCTTGTCCCAAGCATTAGATCGATTCCTGCTAATGGATCAACAAGGCCTACTTACATCCGTTTTCTTACCGGAATCAAAGCTTACTCCAAGATATTCTCAGTTGAGCAAAAACTATTCTTCCTGTACATTTTTACCTATCTGATTTACTTGATCATAAAATACCTGCACCACTTCAAAAATCTGCATCTGCATCGCAACGGACAATACAACTAATGGTTTAATAGACTTATTCAGTTATTCTATAATATGTGCATGTCATGCAGAGACTCGCTTTTGGTGCAAGAAGGAACAAATATGTTGTTGAAGAATAGCAAAGTTCAAAAGTTGGATATCTTTACATAGCAAAGTTTAACTTTTATATCTGAAAACATTTCCACCTTTTGTTTTAGCCATGTAAAATTCCAAGCCATTTTACAGTTTACAGTTATCTTTTAGTTCATATCTTGTAATTGAACAATCATGGCAAAACTTCTCAACATAATAGTATTCAGGTGTTTTATTCTTATATTTTTCTCCTCTTTCAGTATTTTTTCTAATTTACTATCATTGTTTAATTTTACACAATGAAAAATTCCATCAATTCAAAAGGACATGCAAACTTCTTAAGTGTGTATGTCTGTGTGAGCAAGAGAGAGGGAAGGAGGGAGGGAGAGGGAGGGAAACAATTTAACATCGATCCGTCAAGATCTCCAACTTAGTATTCAATAAAGGGGTCTTACGAAAGTTATAGAAAGTGAATCAAAATTTACCATAGTATATAAGCAGGATTAGGAAACCAACATCCTAATAACCCACTAAAATAGATATACAAAAAACTTCCATACCATCCAAAAATGACAAATTTCCTCCTATGTGGACATCAATGAAGATTGATGCACACAACACTACCGTGTTCCAGATTGCTAGGCAGACGAAAGTGTCGATTCAGGAGGCACACAACCCGGAATTTCTGGAGCTCCGTGTCTTGCTGCATACAATTCTTTAAGCAGTTTCACCTCATTGACAACAGGGGTCAATCTATCCACATCAATCATCTGAACCTTGATAAAAAGTTCTTGAAACTGGTTGACATAGCCTTCTAGTGCTTCATTAAACTTCTGTTCAATCATCAACCGCATCAACCTATCTTCATTCTCTTGCTGCTGGCGTTGCTTCTCTAGATCTGTGATGCTCAATACAAGACCCCCTGAACCAACATCCTTGTAAATAGGCTCTTCATGAAGCTTACAACGCTGTCTGTATTCAAAGAACATGGTTCTATTCTCTTTTAAAGCCTCCCTGTAACCGTTAACAAGTTCTCCCAGTAGATCAAGCTCGCGCTCAAGCCGATATATCTCTCTATCCTTTTTCTGCAGTTCTTCATTTTTGTTCCTTTGCAAATTTTCAATGATACTGTCCCTTCGCTGCAGCTCCTGAATGAAATATTGTTGACTTTCATTTACTCGATTATAGGCCTGACCCTTCTCCTCATAGATGAGTTTGGATTTTTCCAGGTATTGCATTGCTTGGTCCATACAAGACCTAAAATCAGAGGTACTCTGATCCCAACCAACATCAGTCCTGATCCTCTTACTTCTATCAAGATGTGAAGTATCATCTTGCTCATAGTCTAAGATTCTCTTGTGACCATTACCAAGCATAGAAGGAAACCCCATCATTGCTTGTTTTTCGACAATAGAAGCAAAACAAGCCATTGATGAATTTTCATGAAGTTGTTGTCCCTGTAAATTCAGAGGTAAGTGGGCTGTTTCAAATCCCTGGAGTAGATTACCTGTCAAAGCAGCTCTTTCAACCGAGCCATAATTTGGTGCAATATTACAATCTATTCCATCCCCGAGTTCTTCCTCTTCCTCATCCTCCAGTTCTTCCTCTTCCTCAACTTCCACCTCAAGCTGTTCCCCCATTTCATCCCCTTCTAACTCCTCCGCATCCGCTGCTTCCATATGCTCCCACTCCTTTATGCGCTCCCCCTCTTCCATGTGCTCCTCTTCTTCAGTCTCTAGCTTCCCAACTTCCTGTTTTATCTCCTCTTTACCATTAAAAACCTTACTTTCTCCGAAAATACAAGGCTGCAAGGAATATTTGTTTTCTTTCTCATATCCAAAATAAAACTGACGATCGGGCTTTATCTCCGGTAAATCTCGATGAGCCATCGCCACACCATCCTTGATCTCTTCTTTTAGGACTATATCTTGCTGCCCCAAAGTCAATCCTGTATTGGGTTCTTCTATAACAAATTGGTCAGGATCTTTGCCCAAGTCATAAAAACTAACCACATCTTTTTTCACTCCTAGCTCCACCGCTTCCTCATGGGGCCCTTCCTTCACTTCTTTCACATCCGCCTCGTGTAACCCTTTCTTCACTTCTTTCTCATCAACCTCCTGAGGCCTTTCCTTCAACAAGTCCCTGTCGTCCATCAACTCCTTCTCATCCACCTTATCTGACTCTTCCAACAAGTCCTCATCTTTCTTCATTTTCTCCACCTTAACCTCATTTATCTCCTCTTCGCCCAGTGCTTTCTCTTCTTCCTTCATCTCCTGATTAACTGCTACATCTTCACTCTCCTCGTCAAACAAGTCCTTGCGCTGAGACTTTAAAAAATACTGCAAATGAGAAGCATAATAACACATGCGCAACTGATCCTTGTGTTTCAACTCATTCTCCACCATAACCCAAATCAAACTTGCCCAATCCACCTTCTCCATATTCCCATCCCTAATCAACCCCATACAACTCTTAACCTCGCTTGGCGTAACCCAATCATTCCCACGTAAAACCACCCAATTCCACACAAAATCTTTCACAAACTCAACACATTCCTCCGAAACCTGATCCATCTCCAAATCAATAACCGCCTCCGCCACATTACCAACAGCCTTATCCTTCTTTACTGGCAACTTCAACACCGTAGCAAACCTACTCCTATTAACACTAATCCTATACCCATTCACAAAACAACACTTCTTGACATGATCATAAGAAACAATAAACTGACCAACAAGATCATCTCTAATTACTTCATCAAACTCAATATGAACAAAATCCCACAGCCCGAGACGCTTAAACAACGCTTCATGcatatcaaaatcaaatcttTTAGATGGCACAAAGGGAATTAGGGTTCCTAATTGAAGCAAGTTTTGAACTTTCTTATCAATTGCTAATTGCTTCTTGTACACAGCACTTTTTTTACGCTTATTAAAATTTCTACGATACTTAGAAGCACTTTCTTGAACCATACCTGACgattctttttcttcttgttcttcttggtcTGCAACTAACCGGGTCGGGTAGGGTTCTTCAGGGTTTTGAATAGTTAAAATTTCCAGGGTTTGTAGTTTGCTTTCGTGATGGGACGAAATGGGGTTCTGGAATTGGGGAAATTGGTGTTGTGTAGAATCTGGGTCTTGGTTTTCAGATTGAATTGGATTGTTCATTGCGATTTCTTGATTTTTAGGGTTTGGCTTTTATACTTCTGAGAAACTATTACTATTTTTTCGTTATATATACTCCTGCTTTCCATTCCATGTAAATAATCAAGTTTCGAATAAATTAcagattttaaaatcttgaattgaTAGTCATTTTTTTGGGGGTTGGTCTAATATCCCGTTTGGCAAATTTTATAAGTTTTGTCAGTTTATTGGCTTATAAGTCCTCAATCACTTATTAACGGGTGTTTTGAATTTACAATTATaagttgataagttgaatgttaggaACGACATATTTTTTCTcgacttattttttatttttgatttttttattaatttcagttttaaaatatattttttaaatgttaatctaacttaaaatataagaattaagataattatatttaaaatttattcatttttgttcatttaaataaaaaaaaaattgacttataagttaaattatccaaacgcttgtataacttataagtatttatcaacttattaTTTATCTCTGACTTATTTCgtttaagttataagttacttattttaagatttctcaAACGGGCACTGAATGTTACTTCAATCCTTCTATATATAATATgccatttatttattaaaataagtCATTTACCCTTGTTTATTAATACTCTCTCTGTCCATTTTATTTGTTTACACTTTTTTTTGATATCCCTTCCaattatttaaatttcaaaaacttcaaaaagtagtaaagtttttataatataaaaagtaaCTATATACAATACTTCTCTCCACTACacttactttatatatatataatattaatcgtACCCACTCATTTACTCACTTTTTAAACTTTCATCCACtactttattatttttcttaACCTCTGTGTCCAACCCAaatgtaaacaaatgggagggacggagagagtatttatataaaaaatatgatTTGTGCGAATCGAACTTAAATCTTTACATTCACTAGTACATCTTGATACCACTAGAGCATACTGTCGCATGTATTTTTAATGATACATATAATATGTGACTGTCATAAATTGTGAACATTTCATTTAACTTCAAACAAGTTATTCCATAATTACAAAAGGGGATTaaatggaattctggtttcttttcgattttaaaacttcttacaaatataaatataacaatGTTTGAATAGGCTAATTGCGgataagaaatattcaagtattcaaacacaaagtaagtAAACATggatgtttaaaaactttctggtggattgttatttccaccagagatatatataaatgtagaagatctATGTGATGCAAAAGCacatagctgcttacaagagTTTTTTTACAAACTTTAACTTGAGAGTTTTAAaagatacagcttacaaatgctCTCTAGTTCTTGCTTGTTTTTACTGTGTTAATTTATATCTAACTCTTTGCTacgcttggtttatatatcactaagttACATGTGTATTAAAACAAAATATAAGTCTATTATCTAGGtttaatcacatgtttcttcatttctctattcaatgcaatccagatagatatgacatctttgaacgtccctgttttgcgtggaaatggaaatgtttcttgatcttcataatcctgattacaggATGCCACATTTCTTTTGTATACAATCATCCATGTGCCtgtctgttagatatatttgataatgtcatgtgtaatatgatttgtgtttagttttcagatattacctaacaggacaaatcagtacttaactggaaatcaacacttatactgaagacaaaacttaagatatcagaacttaagttatcagaacttaagttatcagaagatatttatcaggagataatatcaggacttaagatgactttcagataaggcaggcggctgattgaaaggaaagaagatcgagactaagacacaaagaaatatgcatgaagaaggaattctatgaagaataaaatacttggaagaaaagataactagttgatatattttaggaagcagaattatattccatatcaattagaacattatcttgtaactgtgtagtatataaacacatgcatagggtttacactataagtgttatcttaatcgaagttattattcattgtaaccctagcatctctcgtgataatttattcatcactgagagaggacagttccatattgtaacaaagtttattgtgttgaataaaatctgttttctgttacttgagttcttatattcgatttgattgtagtaaacactgtattcaacccccttctacagtgtgtgtgacctaacaagtggtatcagagctatctgttaacacacaaacagtttaagatccataaacaatcatgtctgaagaagaaactccaaccaagcccaccaaaactgaagaacctccaaaaaccataactcatagtcgatctgagactataagagttccatgttgaaaccttctgagtattccatattgaaagtgaagatggctatgtttctggaagctacagatccataatatctcaacaggattaatgaaggaccacatatgccaaccaaactctctgtggaagttgcaggtcagccagcaaagtctgtaccaaaggagaaaagtgattacactgctgaagatatctcatcgattgcaaaggatgcaaaggtaagacacttgctgcatagtgccattgataatgtcatgtcaaacatgataattcaatgcaagactacaaaagagatatgggatgctttggaaataaggtgtcagggaactgattcaatcaagaagaacaggaagacaatactcactcaagagtatgagcactttgactcaaagcctgatgagtcattaactgatttatatgacagatttgtcaaactcttgaatgatttgtcactagttgacaaagagtatgatattgaagattcaaatcttaaattcctgttagctattcctgaaagatgggatttgaaggccacaataataagagacaaatataatcttgatgaaacaactcttgatgaaatttatgggatgctcaagacttatgaacttgagatggaacaaagaagcaag
Encoded here:
- the LOC141663723 gene encoding chlorophyll(ide) b reductase NOL, chloroplastic, which translates into the protein MAIYTATTAAATTTLTSASHPSLFFASSSYSSTLKPFFYLTKFHYPSLKLAHSLLTLTPKASSSSSSSSSLTEPMLPPYNVLITGSTKGIGYALAKEFLKEGDNVVICSRSAERVEDAVQSLSEEFGKQHVWGTQCDVRDGNNVRNLVEFAQKNLKYIDIWINNAGSNAYSYKPLAEASDEDLLEVVSTNTLGLMICCREAINMMLKQPRGGHIFNIDGAGSDGRPTPRFAAYGATKRSVVHLTKSLQAELRMQEVKSVIVHNLSPGMVTTDLLMSGANTKQAKFFINVLAEPAEVVAKYLVPSIRSIPANGSTRPTYIRFLTGIKAYSKIFSRLAFGARRNKYVVEE
- the LOC141665492 gene encoding uncharacterized protein LOC141665492, which gives rise to MNNPIQSENQDPDSTQHQFPQFQNPISSHHESKLQTLEILTIQNPEEPYPTRLVADQEEQEEKESSGMVQESASKYRRNFNKRKKSAVYKKQLAIDKKVQNLLQLGTLIPFVPSKRFDFDMHEALFKRLGLWDFVHIEFDEVIRDDLVGQFIVSYDHVKKCCFVNGYRISVNRSRFATVLKLPVKKDKAVGNVAEAVIDLEMDQVSEECVEFVKDFVWNWVVLRGNDWVTPSEVKSCMGLIRDGNMEKVDWASLIWVMVENELKHKDQLRMCYYASHLQYFLKSQRKDLFDEESEDVAVNQEMKEEEKALGEEEINEVKVEKMKKDEDLLEESDKVDEKELMDDRDLLKERPQEVDEKEVKKGLHEADVKEVKEGPHEEAVELGVKKDVVSFYDLGKDPDQFVIEEPNTGLTLGQQDIVLKEEIKDGVAMAHRDLPEIKPDRQFYFGYEKENKYSLQPCIFGESKVFNGKEEIKQEVGKLETEEEEHMEEGERIKEWEHMEAADAEELEGDEMGEQLEVEVEEEEELEDEEEEELGDGIDCNIAPNYGSVERAALTGNLLQGFETAHLPLNLQGQQLHENSSMACFASIVEKQAMMGFPSMLGNGHKRILDYEQDDTSHLDRSKRIRTDVGWDQSTSDFRSCMDQAMQYLEKSKLIYEEKGQAYNRVNESQQYFIQELQRRDRRL